One window of Ziziphus jujuba cultivar Dongzao chromosome 5, ASM3175591v1 genomic DNA carries:
- the LOC107420660 gene encoding uncharacterized protein LOC107420660, with protein MASYDYDYDDAQVGYDESSATNRSSSAAGQDLRYDPNFVPDSVKSFVVHLYRYIREKNVYEIHQMYESSFQTLSERLFKDTPWPSVDAVAHYVDNDHVFCLLYREMWFRHLYARLSPTLKQRIDSWDNYCSLFQVVLHGVVNMQLPNQWLWDMVDEFVYQFQSFCQYRAKMKNKTEQEIALLRQYDQAWNVYGVLNFLEALVEKSMIIQILEHEKEGLEQFTATDGYDYKGGSNVLKVLGYFSMVGLLRVHCLLGDYSTGLKRLLPIDISQQGVYTIVIGSHITTIYHYGFANLMLRRYVDAIREFNKILLYIYKTKQYHQKSPQYEQILKKNEQMYALLAICLSLCPQVKLVEETVNSQLREKYGEKMIRMQRYDDEAFAIYDELFSYACPKFITPTAPNFDEPLVNYNQDAYRLQLKLFLYEVKQQQLLSGVRTFLKVYSTISLGKLANYMEVDESTLRTILMTYKHKTHAVDSDGKVISNADVDFYIDDDIIVVVESKPTKQYGDYFLRQIVKLEGVINDMDRIKLE; from the exons ATGGCGTCCTACGACTACGACTACGACGACGCACAAGTTGGATACGACGAGTCGTCCGCCACTAACCGCTCATCATCAGCAGCAGGCCAAGACCTACGTTACGACCCGAACTTCGTCCCTGACTCGGTGAAATCATTCGTGGTGCATCTGTACCGCTACATCCGCGAGAAGAATGTGTACGAAATCCACCAGATGTACGAGTCGTCGTTCCAGACACTGTCGGAGCGGCTCTTCAAGGACACTCCGTGGCCGTCCGTGGACGCTGTGGCTCACTACGTCGACAACGACCACGTGTTCTGCCTCCTTTACAGGGAGATGTGGTTCCGGCATCTCTATGCGAGGCTATCGCCGACTCTCAAGCAGAGGATCGATTCCTGGGACAATTACTGCAGTCTCTTCCAGGTGGTGTTGCACGGCGTCGTCAATATGCAATTGCCGAACCAGTGGTTGTGGGACATGGTGGATGAGTTCGTTTATCAGTTCCAGAGTTTCTGTCAGTACAGGGCCAAAATGAAGAACAAGACCGAACAGGAAATTGCGCTTCTTAGGCAGTATGATCAG GCTTGGAATGTGTACGGTGTGCTTAACTTCCTCGAAGCTCTTGTTGAGAAGTCCATGATTATTCAGATCCTCGAGCATGAGAAGGAAGGGCTTGAACAATTTACTGCTACTGATGGGTATGACTATAAAGGTGGAAGTAATGTTTTGAAGGTTCTGGGATATTTCAGTATGGTCGGATTGTTGCGAGTTCACTGCCTTTTAGGTGATTATAGTACTGGTCTGAAACGCTTGCTTCCCATTGATATAAGCCAACAAGGTGTTTACACCATTGTTATTGGAAGCCACATCACAACCATTTATCATTATGGCTTTGCCAATCTTATGTTGAGGAG ATATGTGGATGCCATCCGTGAATTCAATAAGATTCTTTTATACATCTATAAAACCAAACAGTACCATCAGAAATCTCCACAGTATGAGCAGATACTAAAGAAGAATGAACAGATGTATGCTTTGTTGGCAATTTGCCTTTCACTTTGTCCTCAAGTGAAGCTTGTTGAGGAAACTGTAAACTCTCAGTTGCGAGAGAAGTATGGTGAAAAGATGATCAGAATGCAAAGATACGATGATGAGGCATTTGCTATCTATGATGAGCTCTTCTCATATGCATGTCCGAAGTTCATTACACCCACAGCTCCAAATTTTGACGAGCCTCTTGTCAATTACAACCAG GATGCCTATAGACTTCAGTTGAAATTGTTTCTGTATGAAGTGAAGCAACAACAACTATTATCAGGGGTGCGGACTTTCTTGAAAGTTTATTCAACCATCTCTCTTGGGAAACTTGCAAATTACATGGAAGTGGATGAGTCAACTTTGAG GACTATTTTGATGACATACAAGCACAAGACACATGCCGTTGACAGTGATGGAAAAGTTATCTCTAATGCTGATGTAGATTTCTACATTGATGAT GATATAATTGTTGTGGTAGAATCTAAACCAACAAAGCAGTATGGAGATTACTTTTTGCGCCAGATTGTCAAG CTTGAAGGGGTGATCAATGATATGGACAGGATTAAGCTTGAATGA
- the LOC107420651 gene encoding uncharacterized protein LOC107420651, with the protein MAIIGDALRQAFMPKHEYECIREEERAWGKLQRPLSVAFMAFVSLLFIICTIISLNIVFPSDIAKRPFCSDRRLQRLPVDVKEEGDPDLFPGAFYLTDQEVVDYYWMVVFLPSMMVFSVTAVYLIAGFIVAYSAPTRHVCLKVVENNYCASKRGGVRCLSILNAVFAIIFGLLALFLGSSLLTLGSSCSLPLFWCYEVASWSLVILYGGSAFFLRRKAAMILDEGDFGGRNLGLEMLEASPLEVTPEVERRVNEGFRTWMGSSLLSSDEEDEPDSY; encoded by the exons ATGGCGATAATTGGCGACGCGCTTCGCCAGGCGTTCATGCCTAAGCACGAATATGAGTGCATCCGGGAAGAAGAAAGAGCATGGGGCAAACTTCAAAGACCTCTATCTGTGGCTTTTATGGCTTTCGTTTCCCTTCTATTTATCATATGCACGATTATTAGCTTGAACATTGTTTTCCCGAGCGACATTGCGAAAAGGCCGTTCTGCAGTGACCGGAGGCTTCAGCGGCTGCCAGTGGATGTGAAAGAAGAAGGTGATCCTGATCTGTTTCCTGGAGCTTTTTATCTTACCGACCAGGAGGTTGTGGATTATTACTGGATGGTTGTGTTCCTTCCCTCCATGATGGTTTTCTCAGTAACCGCAGTATATCTAATTGCTG GGTTCATTGTTGCTTATTCTGCTCCAACAAGACATGTGTGCTTAAAGGTGGTTGAGAATAATTATTGTGCTTCAAAAAGag GTGGGGTACGCTGTCTATCCATTTTGAATGCTGTCTTTGCAATTATATTCGGTCTTCTTGCATTGTTTCTTGGTTCAAGCCTCCTGACATTAGGGAGCAGCTGTTCTTTACCCCTCTTCTGGTGCTATGAGGTTGCATCATGGAGTCTGGTTATTCTATATGGGGGAAGTGCCTTTTTCCTTAGAAGGAAAGCAGCTATGATTCTAGATGAAGGAGACTTTGGTGGTCGAAACCTTGGACTTGAAATGTTGGAAGCAAGTCCTTTGGAAGTGACACCAGAGGTTGAAAGGCGGGTTAATGAAGGGTTTAGGACTTGGATGGGGTCGTCCCTCCTATCTTCTGACGAAGAAGATGAACCTGACAGTTACTAG